Proteins co-encoded in one Megalops cyprinoides isolate fMegCyp1 chromosome 1, fMegCyp1.pri, whole genome shotgun sequence genomic window:
- the tomm20b gene encoding mitochondrial import receptor subunit TOM20 homolog B — protein sequence MMGSKTSTIAAGVCGALFVGYCIYFDRKRRSDPNFKNRLRERRRKQKQAKEKAGLARLPDLKDPEAVQKFFLEEIQLGEELLAQGDYEKGVDHLTNAIAVCGQPQQLLQVLQQTLPPPVFQMLLTKLPTISQRIVSAQSMTEDDIE from the exons ATGATGGGCAGTAAAACAAGCACGATTGCCGCCGGGGTTTGCGGGGCCCTATTCGTTGGCTACTGCATCTACTTCGACAGGAAAAGACGGAGTGACCCCAACTTCAAGAACAGATTGCGAGAAC GAAGGAGAAAGCAGAAGCAAGCAAAGGAAAAGGCTGGACTTGCGAGG CTGCCTGACCTGAAAGACCCAGAGGCCGTGCAGAAGTTCTTCCTGGAGGAGATCCAGCTGGGAGAGGAGCTGCTGGCGCAGG GTGACTACGAAAAGGGTGTGGATCACTTGACCAATGCCATCGCTGTGTGTGGGCAGccccagcagctgctccaaGTCCTGCAACAAACTCTGCCCCCACCTGTGTTCCAGATGCTTCTAACCAAACTACCTACCATCAGCCAG CGCATTGTCAGTGCACAGAGCATGACTGAAGATGACATCGAGTAA